A DNA window from Pontimonas salivibrio contains the following coding sequences:
- a CDS encoding HNH endonuclease, whose translation MTMLASPTQTAATKEPALRTLVLNAGFEPLSVVSFRRAMVLVMNARATVLEKDPHHPVRTIMGEFDRPTVIVLNRYVRLPHGRSVPVSRRGVLRRDNHRCAYCQQSASTIDHVIPRSRGGGDTWENLVACCLKCNNIKGDRTPAEMGWSLRQPPKAPYGIAWLVRGIERPQPHWEEYLAQAA comes from the coding sequence ATGACGATGCTCGCGTCCCCCACTCAGACGGCGGCCACCAAAGAGCCGGCACTTCGCACTCTGGTACTAAACGCAGGATTTGAGCCGCTCTCGGTGGTGTCCTTCCGCCGGGCGATGGTGTTAGTCATGAATGCCCGCGCAACCGTGTTGGAAAAGGACCCGCACCATCCGGTGCGGACCATCATGGGCGAATTTGATCGCCCCACCGTCATTGTTCTCAACCGCTATGTGCGACTCCCCCACGGTCGAAGTGTTCCCGTCTCCAGGCGGGGAGTACTACGCCGTGACAATCACCGCTGTGCGTACTGCCAACAGTCGGCCAGCACCATCGACCACGTCATTCCGCGCTCGCGTGGTGGTGGCGACACCTGGGAAAACCTGGTCGCCTGTTGCCTGAAATGCAACAACATCAAAGGCGATCGCACCCCGGCCGAAATGGGGTGGTCACTGCGCCAACCCCCGAAGGCGCCCTACGGTATAGCCTGGTTGGTGCGCGGCATTGAGCGGCCACAACCCCACTGGGAAGAATATTTAGCTCAAGCAGCCTAA
- a CDS encoding metal-dependent transcriptional regulator translates to MTDLVDTTEMYLRTIVDLEEEGIAPFRARIAERIGHSGPTVSQTVGRMERDGLVVVEADRRLALTAEGREKALAVARKHRLAERLLADVIGLDWSLVHDEACRWEHVMSEDVEKRLVTMLGQPTESPYGNPIPGLEKIGGKPANDFLDGVTRLTDWVTDTPQQGLLRRLGEPAQFDTDLLVVLKNAGLLPGARVRGVELSNGHVELTSLEHERTVSLEPDIAKHLYVAS, encoded by the coding sequence ATGACTGATCTTGTCGACACGACAGAAATGTATCTGCGCACCATCGTCGACCTTGAAGAAGAAGGAATCGCGCCCTTTCGGGCGCGCATTGCCGAGCGCATCGGCCACTCCGGTCCGACCGTGTCGCAAACTGTGGGGCGGATGGAACGCGATGGGCTTGTGGTGGTCGAAGCCGATCGGCGCCTCGCCCTCACCGCCGAAGGCCGGGAAAAAGCGTTAGCGGTAGCCAGAAAGCATCGTTTGGCTGAGCGGCTACTCGCCGATGTGATCGGTTTGGATTGGTCGCTGGTTCACGATGAAGCGTGCCGCTGGGAACACGTGATGAGCGAAGACGTCGAAAAGCGACTGGTGACGATGCTGGGCCAACCCACCGAATCGCCCTATGGCAACCCCATTCCGGGGTTAGAAAAGATTGGTGGCAAGCCGGCGAACGATTTCCTCGACGGTGTCACCCGCCTGACCGACTGGGTGACCGACACCCCACAGCAGGGCCTGTTGCGGCGGTTGGGAGAACCGGCCCAGTTCGACACCGACTTGTTGGTGGTGTTGAAAAATGCTGGTCTCCTTCCCGGTGCACGAGTGCGCGGTGTTGAACTGAGCAACGGACACGTCGAATTGACCTCCTTGGAACACGAACGGACGGTGTCGCTGGAGCCAGACATCGCCAAGCACCTTTACGTCGCCTCCTGA
- a CDS encoding DUF4011 domain-containing protein, protein MWRADSFDEAQGSEDLWNQALPPTSQFASQISVGEPDVVPVNQAASAWNDWRIEIAALGGVSPLIHFDQDAAHHIDLGHSHPGGLARFIAGSPTLLGTLIRDDVQRRRAHQAATKLFTHHTELLHSRGIDSIQLGIGLVQWRHDGETYRGPLLLRPVTLRRRGSDIEFTLQRTGVRLNPALQREFAKHLELQLDAEAFVRLTEDEGAFRPNFALDRLRDLTAHRDDVSVKAQLVVGSFAEVAAPLLSDASQLSHPLLDAIGGNPAAQEEVRQSRAPVEVPDADRRSPDVDRLIVDADTEQDLIVTHILAGNSMTVRTLPGTGSTQTLVNALGALVAHNKRVLVVSPRRATLGAIGDRLARTALPGMAARVTNVSRDLIRSIGRNEKATHIDSRDVDGALQRVREVIIRYRGALSHDDPQLGVSVLEAIHWLSRLSLQDNPPQSQARLSTEALTRLATGRDDAAQLLREAAELGQFRFGPDDSPWYGVEFSDHEHALRSQQLAKRLADEVLPRLKTMAHQVLEHTALPTPKDFSQLALFVHLLVDIRESLDRFQPGVFDRPLTDLIAATGSTEQASQLARIQRRRLKALAKEYVRPGMHVGDLHGSLVKINEQRHTWQRFVESGHPPSVPPGLADLQPLLQEAEQDIRTLSETLGREPERSLTRSSVDELIELMGSLGEESDVLRTLEDRAQVTSTLQEWDLGPLVDDLANRHVAVGDVENELELAWWRGALEHILSHNQDLLGQDATLLHRLESDYRLVDEAHASSNAKRLAWQLAERWSVGLMDWPEESAWLKSALKSGGVTPTDLHEKAPHLSRALAPVWLASPYDVWKLPASQSFDVVVVADAGAVTLAEVAPAIRRGRQVVAMGDPVIQRPEEFDVGLWSEAEESTSDPEAQHPHSALGVLSEILPGHELTRSYRVTGEDLADLVDRNLYSGHIASLPWAGSFLGHRSVELDIVEDGFGLPDPITGVIESVDAEVRAVVDQVIHHARSQPTQSLMVVTASNRHAQRVYEGVARAVGEHPDLSEFFTADGPEPFVSVTLRQAHAMSRDRVIFSLGFGRTPHGRVLSDLGMLSEPGGERLLALGLTRARRHLRVVSCLRPDDLSDPRLQPSVRAVGKVLGEILNPPALPEVAHESDPMLVDLAERVKKLGLTVSLDHHGVIPLAAHAHGVCIAVDTDRQLLGMSIREGLRLRPQALSRLGWHYVRVHSFELFSDPDGVARKIAAVAGVAAAQEATTPEADHSEGLGSERADTHASS, encoded by the coding sequence GTGTGGCGCGCTGACTCTTTTGATGAAGCCCAGGGGTCTGAGGACCTCTGGAATCAAGCCCTCCCTCCCACCAGCCAATTCGCGTCACAAATTTCTGTGGGAGAACCCGACGTGGTTCCGGTGAACCAGGCGGCGTCCGCCTGGAATGACTGGCGAATTGAAATTGCGGCGCTGGGTGGCGTGAGCCCACTGATTCACTTTGATCAGGACGCCGCACACCACATCGATTTGGGCCACAGCCACCCTGGTGGTTTGGCACGTTTTATTGCCGGTTCACCCACACTGCTGGGAACGTTGATTCGAGATGACGTGCAGCGCCGGCGGGCCCACCAGGCGGCAACCAAGCTTTTCACCCACCACACTGAACTGCTCCACTCCAGGGGAATTGACTCCATCCAGTTGGGTATTGGCCTTGTGCAGTGGCGACACGACGGTGAGACCTACCGCGGGCCATTACTGCTTCGCCCGGTCACTCTTCGCCGCCGAGGCTCTGATATCGAATTCACCCTGCAACGAACTGGGGTGCGGTTAAACCCTGCGCTGCAGCGTGAGTTTGCCAAACATTTGGAACTTCAGCTGGACGCCGAAGCGTTTGTGCGCCTCACCGAAGATGAGGGAGCGTTTCGACCTAACTTCGCTCTCGATCGTCTGAGGGACCTCACCGCCCACCGTGACGATGTGAGTGTTAAAGCCCAACTCGTCGTCGGGTCCTTTGCCGAAGTAGCTGCGCCACTGCTGAGTGACGCCAGTCAGTTGTCGCACCCCTTGCTGGATGCCATTGGCGGTAATCCCGCCGCACAAGAAGAAGTGCGACAGTCCAGAGCTCCCGTGGAAGTGCCTGATGCCGATCGGCGGAGCCCCGACGTGGACCGCCTGATCGTCGATGCGGACACCGAGCAGGACCTCATCGTCACCCACATTTTGGCCGGCAACTCGATGACGGTGCGCACACTGCCGGGCACCGGAAGCACCCAAACGCTGGTGAACGCGTTGGGTGCTTTGGTCGCACACAATAAACGCGTCTTGGTGGTCAGCCCCAGGCGGGCAACCCTCGGGGCGATTGGCGACCGTTTGGCGCGTACAGCACTGCCCGGCATGGCAGCACGAGTCACGAATGTCTCTCGTGATCTGATTCGCTCCATTGGCCGGAATGAAAAAGCCACACACATTGACTCTCGTGATGTCGATGGGGCACTGCAACGCGTTCGAGAAGTCATCATTCGCTACCGGGGCGCTCTTTCCCACGACGACCCCCAACTGGGTGTCAGCGTGTTGGAAGCCATCCACTGGCTGTCTCGTTTGAGCCTCCAGGACAACCCACCACAGAGCCAGGCACGCCTGTCCACCGAAGCCCTCACCCGTTTAGCAACTGGCCGCGATGACGCGGCCCAGTTGTTGCGTGAAGCAGCGGAGCTTGGCCAATTCCGATTCGGCCCAGATGATTCGCCCTGGTACGGGGTGGAATTTTCTGACCACGAGCACGCGCTTCGCTCACAACAACTGGCCAAGCGCTTAGCCGATGAGGTGTTGCCCAGGCTAAAGACCATGGCTCACCAGGTGTTAGAACACACTGCGCTTCCCACACCGAAAGATTTCAGCCAACTCGCTCTCTTCGTGCACCTGTTGGTGGACATTCGAGAAAGCTTGGACCGTTTCCAACCGGGAGTGTTTGATCGACCGCTGACTGACCTCATTGCCGCAACGGGCAGTACTGAGCAGGCTAGCCAACTCGCCCGAATTCAACGCCGCCGGCTGAAAGCGCTCGCCAAAGAGTATGTCCGCCCCGGAATGCACGTCGGCGACCTACACGGCTCGTTGGTCAAGATCAACGAGCAGCGCCACACCTGGCAACGCTTCGTTGAAAGTGGCCACCCACCTAGTGTCCCCCCGGGTCTCGCAGATTTGCAGCCGCTCCTTCAGGAAGCAGAGCAAGATATCCGCACCCTGTCCGAGACTCTGGGTCGTGAACCCGAGCGGTCGCTGACCCGTTCATCGGTCGATGAGCTCATCGAGTTGATGGGGTCGCTGGGTGAAGAATCGGATGTTCTTCGCACCCTCGAAGACCGAGCACAAGTCACGTCCACCCTGCAGGAGTGGGACCTGGGTCCCCTGGTCGATGATCTGGCCAATCGACACGTCGCCGTAGGCGATGTGGAAAACGAATTAGAGCTCGCCTGGTGGCGAGGCGCACTCGAGCACATCTTGAGCCACAACCAGGACCTGTTGGGCCAAGATGCCACTTTGTTGCACCGCCTGGAATCGGATTACCGCCTAGTGGATGAAGCACATGCGTCATCCAACGCGAAGCGTTTGGCCTGGCAGTTAGCAGAGCGTTGGTCGGTGGGTTTGATGGACTGGCCAGAAGAATCGGCTTGGTTGAAATCGGCCCTGAAGTCCGGTGGTGTCACCCCCACAGATCTTCATGAAAAAGCACCCCACCTTTCTCGTGCGCTGGCTCCGGTGTGGTTGGCAAGCCCCTACGACGTGTGGAAGTTACCGGCTAGCCAAAGCTTCGACGTGGTGGTCGTCGCCGACGCTGGTGCCGTCACCCTCGCCGAAGTGGCTCCCGCTATTCGCCGGGGTCGACAGGTGGTTGCCATGGGTGATCCGGTCATTCAGCGCCCCGAAGAGTTCGATGTCGGGTTGTGGTCTGAGGCCGAAGAGTCAACCAGTGACCCTGAAGCCCAACACCCCCACTCTGCTTTGGGTGTCTTGTCGGAGATCCTTCCCGGTCACGAATTGACCAGAAGTTATCGGGTGACCGGAGAAGACCTGGCCGACCTGGTCGATCGAAACCTGTATTCGGGACACATTGCGTCACTGCCGTGGGCGGGATCGTTCCTTGGTCACCGCAGTGTTGAGCTAGACATTGTGGAGGACGGTTTTGGTCTGCCTGACCCCATCACCGGTGTGATTGAAAGTGTCGATGCGGAAGTGCGGGCTGTTGTTGACCAGGTCATCCACCACGCCCGAAGCCAGCCCACACAGTCGTTGATGGTGGTGACCGCCAGTAATCGACACGCACAGCGCGTCTATGAGGGTGTTGCTCGAGCTGTCGGGGAACACCCCGACCTGTCCGAGTTTTTTACCGCCGATGGTCCGGAACCGTTCGTGTCGGTCACGCTTCGACAAGCTCACGCCATGAGTCGCGATCGAGTGATTTTCTCCCTCGGCTTCGGTCGCACACCACACGGCCGGGTGCTGAGCGACTTGGGCATGCTCTCTGAGCCGGGCGGCGAAAGACTGCTGGCGTTGGGTCTCACCAGAGCGCGGCGGCACCTTCGGGTCGTCAGCTGTTTGCGTCCCGACGATTTGAGTGACCCCCGTTTGCAGCCCTCCGTTCGCGCTGTCGGTAAAGTCCTCGGAGAAATCTTGAACCCTCCCGCGCTTCCCGAAGTCGCCCACGAGTCTGATCCGATGTTGGTGGACTTGGCGGAGCGAGTGAAAAAGCTTGGCCTAACGGTGTCGCTCGACCACCACGGCGTCATTCCGTTAGCCGCGCACGCCCACGGCGTGTGTATCGCCGTAGACACCGATCGGCAGTTGTTGGGAATGTCGATTCGTGAGGGACTTCGTCTGCGCCCGCAAGCGCTTAGTCGACTGGGTTGGCACTATGTCCGAGTGCACTCTTTCGAGCTCTTTTCTGACCCCGATGGTGTGGCCAGAAAGATTGCCGCCGTGGCGGGAGTGGCCGCCGCGCAGGAGGCGACCACTCCGGAAGCAGATCACAGTGAGGGCTTGGGCAGTGAGCGAGCAGACACCCACGCCTCCTCCTAA
- the galU gene encoding UTP--glucose-1-phosphate uridylyltransferase GalU: MPILKAVIPAAGLGTRFLPATKAMPKEMLPVVDKPAIQYVVEEAVSAGLTDVLMITGRNKNALENHFDRNTELEAVLERKGDDRRLREVHQSTHLANIHYVRQRDPMGLGHAVARAQMHVGRHPFAVLLGDDLIDERDDLLKRMIEVFDSKPACIIALQEVDPQQVNLYGIATVEATDEDDVVRVRELVEKPKPADAPSNLAIIGRYILQPDIFDALETTAPGSGGEIQLTDALNTVAHSGAGGGVLGVIFRGRRYDTGDRLDYLKAIVQVASSREDLGPDFRRWLADFARGVEG; encoded by the coding sequence ATGCCGATTCTGAAAGCGGTCATCCCTGCAGCGGGTTTGGGTACGAGATTTTTGCCCGCCACAAAAGCGATGCCTAAAGAGATGTTGCCCGTCGTGGACAAACCTGCGATCCAATACGTGGTGGAAGAGGCGGTGTCTGCCGGACTCACCGACGTGTTGATGATTACCGGGCGCAATAAGAACGCTTTGGAAAACCACTTTGACCGCAACACAGAGCTGGAAGCGGTTTTGGAGCGAAAAGGTGACGATCGTCGTCTTCGCGAAGTCCACCAATCCACTCATTTAGCCAACATTCACTATGTGCGACAGCGCGACCCAATGGGTCTCGGTCACGCGGTGGCTCGCGCCCAAATGCACGTGGGCAGACACCCTTTTGCGGTACTGCTGGGTGATGACCTCATTGATGAGCGCGATGACCTGTTAAAACGCATGATTGAGGTTTTTGATTCGAAGCCCGCCTGCATCATCGCGTTGCAGGAAGTCGACCCTCAACAGGTGAACCTTTACGGAATTGCCACAGTGGAGGCCACCGACGAAGACGACGTGGTGCGTGTGCGCGAACTGGTAGAGAAGCCGAAACCGGCCGATGCACCGTCAAACTTGGCCATCATCGGTCGCTACATCCTTCAGCCGGACATTTTTGATGCGCTCGAGACCACCGCACCCGGTTCGGGCGGTGAAATCCAGCTCACTGACGCACTCAATACTGTGGCCCACTCGGGCGCGGGTGGTGGCGTGTTGGGTGTGATTTTCCGCGGTCGCCGCTACGACACCGGTGATCGGTTGGACTATTTGAAAGCCATCGTGCAGGTTGCCAGTAGCCGTGAAGACTTAGGCCCCGATTTTCGGCGTTGGTTGGCAGATTTTGCCCGAGGTGTAGAGGGCTAG
- a CDS encoding FmdB family zinc ribbon protein, with product MPTYSYRCRDCGIEFDIQQDFTDESLTTCPECEGALRKLFSAVGVTFQGSGFYRNDSRAEAKKASSSSSSSSDSKKSKGSKKKSDKKASSSKKS from the coding sequence GTGCCCACCTACTCTTACCGCTGTAGAGACTGCGGTATCGAATTCGATATCCAGCAGGATTTCACCGATGAATCGTTGACGACCTGCCCCGAATGTGAGGGTGCACTTCGGAAACTCTTCAGTGCCGTGGGAGTCACCTTCCAAGGTTCCGGCTTTTATCGAAACGATTCGAGGGCTGAAGCCAAGAAGGCGTCTTCGTCTTCCTCCTCTTCCTCGGATTCCAAGAAATCAAAGGGTTCCAAGAAGAAATCCGACAAGAAGGCCTCGTCCTCAAAGAAGTCCTAA
- a CDS encoding isoprenylcysteine carboxyl methyltransferase family protein — translation MAVIAYTLFVLATGFERLYELVVSTKHARIAFERGGQEFGQRHFPWMVALHTSLLVGAVAEVWLLDRPFIPWLGIPMLVIAIAFQFGRYWVISALGWQWNTRVIVVPGAPRVRKGPYRFDWLRHPNYWIVAVEGIALPLVHSAWITAVAFTVLNAILLLGFRIPTENRALERLT, via the coding sequence GTGGCTGTGATTGCCTACACACTGTTTGTTCTCGCCACAGGGTTTGAGCGCCTCTACGAGTTAGTGGTCTCCACAAAACATGCTCGCATCGCGTTTGAGCGAGGCGGCCAAGAATTTGGCCAACGCCATTTTCCCTGGATGGTCGCTCTACACACCTCACTGTTAGTCGGAGCAGTAGCTGAAGTGTGGTTACTCGATCGCCCCTTTATCCCGTGGCTCGGTATCCCGATGCTGGTCATTGCTATTGCCTTCCAGTTCGGGCGCTACTGGGTGATCTCGGCATTGGGTTGGCAGTGGAATACCCGAGTAATTGTGGTTCCTGGTGCACCGCGGGTGCGAAAGGGTCCCTACCGCTTTGACTGGCTTCGACACCCCAACTACTGGATTGTTGCAGTTGAAGGAATTGCCCTACCCCTGGTGCACAGTGCGTGGATTACGGCAGTGGCATTCACCGTATTGAATGCCATCTTGTTGTTGGGCTTTCGCATCCCCACAGAAAACCGGGCCTTGGAGCGTTTGACGTGA
- a CDS encoding glycosyltransferase, which translates to MRMYFVAFGSRGDNEPFHALANYAASAGHDVVFAHTTDLPDQPNAHYTRWTLPGSISALIADQGVNVWRALAQYRSVWKPALEAIYATSSDHIRSLCPDVVVYHPKVVTAPVVAHEVGALAVIAELAPMLTPTSEFPVAGIPWDMPKSLNRASFRLVQAGLSAFGDPARALATRLGVDSHEADLTLCAISPSIVPPPADWPESAVITGAWHESPGTGETLDAELEDFLRAGSVLYAGFGSMKAGNPARRAEVIVAAAREWGLRVLLVTGWGGLKPSAELAASEDVLVRESVPHAECLPEVDVAIHHGGAGTTHAMLRAGIPSVVMPFLGDQPWWATRLHKARLGPAAINKNTRSVATLRASISDALDKTPQVTAVSKEMATEDGCAVALQTIADALEPGA; encoded by the coding sequence ATGCGGATGTACTTTGTGGCCTTCGGCTCGAGGGGCGATAACGAGCCCTTCCATGCGCTGGCCAACTACGCGGCATCAGCAGGCCACGACGTGGTCTTTGCCCACACCACCGATTTACCCGACCAACCCAATGCCCACTACACCCGCTGGACTCTCCCCGGATCAATCAGCGCCCTTATTGCCGACCAAGGGGTGAACGTGTGGCGAGCACTCGCGCAGTATCGCTCGGTATGGAAGCCAGCACTGGAAGCCATTTATGCGACCAGTAGTGACCACATCCGCAGCCTTTGCCCCGACGTGGTGGTCTACCACCCGAAGGTGGTGACTGCGCCAGTTGTCGCCCACGAAGTGGGCGCACTGGCGGTGATTGCTGAGCTTGCTCCCATGTTGACCCCCACAAGCGAATTTCCGGTTGCAGGAATCCCGTGGGATATGCCAAAGAGCTTGAACCGAGCCAGTTTTCGACTCGTGCAGGCAGGGCTCTCAGCGTTTGGCGACCCAGCCCGGGCTTTGGCCACCAGGCTGGGGGTGGACTCGCATGAGGCTGACCTCACACTGTGTGCCATTAGCCCGAGCATTGTCCCGCCTCCTGCCGATTGGCCAGAGTCAGCGGTAATCACCGGGGCATGGCACGAGTCGCCAGGCACCGGCGAAACTCTCGATGCCGAGCTGGAGGATTTTCTACGCGCCGGGTCCGTGCTCTATGCAGGCTTTGGTTCGATGAAAGCGGGCAACCCGGCCAGGCGGGCCGAGGTCATCGTGGCCGCTGCTCGTGAATGGGGTCTGCGGGTTCTATTGGTCACCGGGTGGGGTGGGCTGAAGCCTTCGGCCGAGTTAGCCGCCTCAGAAGATGTGCTGGTGCGAGAAAGTGTTCCCCACGCCGAGTGTTTACCCGAAGTGGATGTCGCTATTCACCACGGCGGTGCGGGCACCACTCACGCGATGCTTCGCGCTGGGATACCCAGTGTGGTGATGCCCTTTTTGGGCGACCAACCTTGGTGGGCCACCCGGTTACACAAAGCCAGGTTGGGTCCAGCTGCCATCAATAAGAACACCCGCAGTGTGGCCACACTGCGGGCATCCATTTCCGATGCCCTCGATAAGACACCGCAGGTCACCGCCGTGTCGAAGGAGATGGCGACAGAAGACGGGTGCGCGGTGGCGCTCCAGACCATCGCCGATGCGCTGGAGCCCGGCGCTTAG
- a CDS encoding 5-formyltetrahydrofolate cyclo-ligase: MAEASPASAPGDKPALRAEARERRRIMTSDEKAAAEAGLGKNLYALATEYGAKRIACYLSGADEPTTRGFIDQVMADGIDVLVPVSREDGLMDWALCDREGESLDVLGMPIPTSELLGPMAVDGVDVMFIPASLVDAKGGRMGWGRGYFDRMLGSMAHRPPVFAVVYDHEVIDNVPIEPHDQGVDGAVTPTQIIRFG, translated from the coding sequence ATGGCCGAAGCCAGCCCCGCCAGCGCACCAGGCGACAAACCCGCCCTCCGGGCGGAAGCCAGAGAGCGCCGGAGGATCATGACATCTGACGAAAAAGCGGCCGCAGAAGCCGGTCTTGGCAAGAACCTTTACGCCCTCGCCACGGAATATGGCGCCAAACGCATTGCCTGCTACCTCTCCGGCGCGGATGAACCCACCACGAGAGGTTTCATTGACCAGGTAATGGCTGACGGCATTGACGTGTTGGTGCCGGTCAGCCGTGAAGACGGGTTAATGGATTGGGCACTGTGTGACCGCGAAGGCGAAAGCCTCGACGTCTTGGGAATGCCCATTCCCACCTCAGAGTTGTTGGGACCGATGGCGGTCGACGGAGTCGACGTCATGTTCATTCCCGCGTCCCTAGTGGACGCTAAGGGCGGTCGGATGGGCTGGGGTCGAGGCTACTTTGACCGCATGCTGGGCTCCATGGCACACAGGCCACCCGTGTTCGCCGTGGTTTATGATCATGAAGTAATCGACAACGTCCCCATCGAACCCCACGATCAGGGTGTGGACGGGGCGGTAACACCCACTCAAATCATCCGGTTTGGTTAA
- a CDS encoding type III polyketide synthase: protein MAGILSVSPVLPAFRQAQADITDALVTGLAEDDKTAAVIRRIHGATGVEHRSLVMPIEDYRSITDFTHANQLFRQHALPLVEAATRKALDDAGVGAQEIDYLMFTTVTGIGAPSLDVELAQVMGFRSDLKRLPSFGLGCVAGAAGIARVADFLAGHPDSLALLVSVELCSLTIQWDDRSMANIVGTGLFGDGAGAVVMAGVNRAEEPTMRVVGSRSALYPNSLDSIGWTIGASGFRLMLTPAVPELIDGHLAGDVDTLLAEHNLEREDIDAWVAHPGGPRVLEAFSDALDLAPGDLAISWDVMAEMGNLSSSAVLHVLARHGDYPAGHRGLIFALGPGVSVELVLVEWL from the coding sequence ATGGCGGGAATCCTTTCGGTATCACCGGTTCTTCCCGCATTTCGTCAGGCCCAAGCCGACATTACCGACGCCCTTGTCACAGGTTTAGCCGAGGACGATAAAACGGCGGCGGTGATTCGCCGAATTCACGGTGCGACCGGTGTGGAACACCGGTCACTGGTGATGCCCATCGAGGACTATCGCAGTATTACCGATTTCACCCACGCCAATCAGCTCTTTCGACAGCACGCATTGCCACTCGTGGAAGCTGCCACCAGAAAAGCCCTGGATGACGCCGGTGTGGGCGCTCAGGAGATTGACTACCTCATGTTCACCACGGTCACCGGCATTGGGGCGCCGTCACTGGACGTCGAATTGGCGCAGGTGATGGGTTTTCGCTCGGACCTCAAAAGGCTTCCCAGTTTTGGGCTGGGTTGTGTGGCCGGCGCGGCCGGTATTGCCCGAGTGGCCGATTTCCTTGCCGGCCATCCCGACTCGCTTGCCCTGTTGGTCTCTGTTGAACTGTGTTCGCTGACCATCCAGTGGGATGATCGCTCGATGGCGAACATTGTGGGCACAGGGCTTTTCGGTGACGGTGCCGGCGCAGTGGTGATGGCCGGGGTGAATCGGGCCGAAGAACCCACAATGCGAGTCGTCGGTTCCCGCAGTGCCCTGTATCCAAACTCTCTGGATTCCATCGGGTGGACTATCGGTGCATCGGGGTTTCGTTTGATGTTGACCCCCGCGGTACCCGAACTTATTGACGGGCACCTCGCAGGTGATGTCGACACACTGCTGGCCGAGCACAATCTTGAGAGAGAAGACATCGACGCCTGGGTGGCCCACCCCGGCGGCCCCCGAGTATTAGAAGCTTTTTCTGATGCGTTAGATCTCGCCCCAGGTGATCTCGCCATCAGCTGGGACGTGATGGCCGAAATGGGAAACCTGTCCTCCAGTGCCGTGCTGCACGTCCTGGCCCGACACGGGGACTACCCCGCCGGTCACCGAGGCCTCATCTTTGCCCTAGGGCCAGGGGTGAGCGTTGAACTTGTGTTGGTGGAGTGGCTGTGA
- a CDS encoding GNAT family N-acetyltransferase, translating to MTNLIPTLTHPLVTLRGVRLRDSRVMDTLLSKNRSWLQPWEATHPIIPAIALDQRGAIRSLLQQARKGYGLPFVLEVDGQMVGQLNVSQITYGSLSSAGLGYWIVESQAGKGITPVAVAMATDYLFFEKGLHRMEICIRPENVASLRVVEKLGFRFEGFRRRYIHIDRQWRDHLCYALTVEEVPRGVLERFEQGQVPTGVSEIPEYVRIQMQNPLHLPPR from the coding sequence GTGACAAATCTGATTCCCACCCTCACTCACCCACTGGTTACCCTGAGGGGTGTCCGCTTACGCGATTCGCGGGTGATGGACACACTGCTGTCGAAGAACCGTTCCTGGTTGCAACCCTGGGAGGCAACCCACCCCATTATTCCCGCGATAGCACTGGATCAGCGCGGCGCTATTCGAAGCCTTCTTCAGCAAGCGAGGAAAGGCTACGGCTTACCGTTCGTTTTGGAAGTTGATGGGCAGATGGTGGGCCAACTAAACGTCTCCCAAATCACCTACGGGTCGCTGTCCTCTGCGGGCCTTGGGTATTGGATTGTCGAATCTCAGGCCGGGAAAGGCATTACCCCGGTGGCGGTTGCCATGGCCACCGATTACCTGTTTTTTGAAAAAGGTCTCCACCGGATGGAGATCTGTATCCGACCAGAAAATGTTGCTTCTCTGCGGGTTGTCGAAAAGTTGGGTTTTCGGTTTGAGGGCTTTCGTCGCCGCTACATCCACATCGATCGGCAATGGCGCGACCATCTGTGTTACGCGCTGACAGTGGAAGAAGTTCCCCGTGGGGTGTTGGAGCGTTTTGAACAGGGGCAAGTACCTACCGGAGTGTCAGAAATCCCCGAATACGTGCGCATCCAGATGCAAAACCCGCTTCATCTTCCACCCCGGTAA